cagcccccccagccccccccattCCGGGCTCCTCACCTGCTCGTCCCCCCTctcggcctcctcctcctccaggagGTCGCCCTCCTCCCCGGATTCGTCCCCGGCCTTGGTGCCGGCTCCCCCCTCGTCCTTCtgccccgcggcgccgcccgGCTCCTCCGACGCCTTCTCACTCTTCTGCTCTGGGGGGGCGGCAACCAGGCTCAGACCCCCCTATATATGTCTCCCAGTCCCCTAtatgtggctcccagccccctatataTGAATCCCAGCCCCCTATACGTAGCTCCTTGACCCCATATGTGAATCCTGACCCCTAaatgtggctcccagccccctaaatgtggctcccagccccctatattTGGATtccagccccctatatgtggctcCCTGACCCCTAAATGTGGCTCCCAGACCCCTAAAGTTGACTCCTGACCCCTATATGTGACTCCCACCCCCTAaatgtggctcccagccccctatatgtggctcCTTGATCCCTAAAGATGAGTCCTGACCCCTATATGTGGCTCCCACCCCCTAtatgtggctcccagccccttaaatgtggctcccagccccctatatgtggctcCTTGATCCCTAAAGATGAGTCCTGACCCCTATATGTGGCTATTTGACCCCTAaatgtggctcccagccccctagaTGTGGCTCCCTGACCCCTATATGTGGCTCCTTGACCCCTAAAGATGACtccagccccctatatgtggctcCCAGCCGCCTATATGTGGCTATTTGACCCCTAAAGGTGACtccagccccctatatgtggctcctagccccctatatgtggctATTTGACCCCTAAATGTGGCTCCTTGACCCCTGAAAGACGAATCCTGACCCCTATgttgctcccagccccctaaaTGTGGCTATTTCACCCCTAAATGTGGCTCCTTGACCTCTATATGTGGCTCCTAACTCCTAAATGTGGCTCCTTGACCCCTAAAGATGACTCCAGCCCCCTCTatgtggcccccagccccctataagtggctcccagccccctatacGTGCCCCCCGCCCCCTATACGCTCACTCTGCTCGCGCTCGAGCCGCTCGAGGCTCTCCAGGAGGGCGTCCACCTTGGCCTTGATCTGGCCCAGCTCCTTCTTGATGCTCTGCAGATCCTCGCCCTTCACTGCGGGAGCCAAACCAGGGGCGGCGATGACCCCCGGctgccccccacacccccctttcccccccgtttccccctcatttcctccatttttcctcattttccaaCATTTCCCCCTCattcctccccattttcccctcatttccccccatttccccctcatttccccccattttccctcattcctccccattttcccctcattttcctccattttccctcattcctccccattttcccccattttcctccattttcccctcattttcctccattttccctcattcctccccattttcccctcattcctccccattttcccctcatttccccccattttcccctcattttcctccattttcccctcattcctccccattttccctcattcctccccattttcccctcattcctccccattttcccctcattcctctccattttcccctcatttccccccattttcccctcattcctccccattttcccctcattttcccccctcagccccattttattcccttttccctccatttctcccccttttccctccattttctcattttccgccattttcccctcatttctctccatttttcccctcattttcctccattttcccctcattttccccattcctccccctcagccttatccccttttccctccatttctccttttccttccattttattcccttttccctcattttcccctcattcctccccattttcccctcattcctcctcatttccccctttttcctccattttcccctcattcctccccattttcccctcattcctcccatttcccctccattttattcccttttccttccattttccctcatttttccccattttcccctcactcctccccattttcccctcattttcccctcattcctccccctcagccccattttatccccttttccctccatttttcccccttttccttccattttattcccttttccctccattttcctccattttcccctcatttgtctgttttcctccattttcccctcattcctccccatttcccctccattttattcccttttccttccattttccctcatttttccccattttcccctcattttcctccattttcccctcattcctccccattttcccctcattcctctccatttttccccattttccccacaTTTCTCTCcgtttttccccattttcccctcatttctctccattttcccctcattcctcccattttcccctcattcctccccatttcccctcatttctccccattttcccctcattcctctccatttttccccatttccccacATTTCTCTCcgtttttccccattttcccctcattcctccccattttcccctcattcctcccattttcccctcattttccaccattttcccctcattcctcTCCATTTTTCCCCGTTTTCCCCTCATTCTCTccattttcccccattttcccctcattcctccccattttccctccattttattcccttttccttccattttcctccattttccctCACTCCTCCCCATTTTCCGCCATTTTCCCCCTCACTTTCCGCCATTTCCcccatttctcctcatttttcccccttttccccccatttctcccccttttcccccatttctcccccttttccccccatttcccccccatttccccccgtTTCCCCCCGTTTCCCGCTCCCTTACGCCTCCCGGACTTGGAGGACGAGCCCCTCTGGCCGCTCTTGGAGTTGAAGCCGCTCTTGGCTCTCCGCGAGGTGGTTCCCGACAGCCGCTGCCGCTTCGAGGGGGCCACGGGGCGCGGcagggggggcggcggcggcaccCGCGCCGGGTACGAGTACATCCTGCCCGCACGCCCGCTGCCTCAGTCCCGGGCCCTATAGATGGCTCCCCGACCCCTATAGATGGCTCCCAGACCCCTAGATGTGGCTCCACCCCCTATATGTGGCTCCCACCCCCTAtatgtggctcccagccccctagaTGTGGCTCCCTGACCCCTAAATGTGGCTCCCANNNNNNNNNNNNNNNNNNNNNNNNNNNNNNNNNNNNNNNNNNNNNNNNNNNNNNNNNNNNNNNNNNNNNNNNNNNNNNNNNNNNNNNNNNNNNNNNNNNNNNNNNNNNNNNNNNNNNNNNNNNNNNNNNNNNNNNNNNNNNNNNNNNNNNNNNNNNNNNNNNNNNNNNNNNNNNNNNNNNNNNNNNNNNNNNNNNNNNNNCCTATATGTGGCTCCCTGACCCCTATATGTGGGTTCAGCCCCTGTAtatggctcccagccccctatatgtggctcccagccccctagatgtgccccccagccccctatatgtggctcCCTGACCCCTATATGTGGGTTCCAGCCCCTGTAtatggctcccagccccctatatgtggctcccagccccctatatgtggctcCCACCCCCTCTATATGGCTCCCAACCCCTATATGTGGGTCCCAAGCCCCCTAgatgtgggtcccagccccctatatgtggctcTCTGACCCCAAAATGTGGCTCCTAACCCCTAtatgtgggtcccagccccctatatgtggctcccagccccctatatgtggctcTCTGACCCCAAAATGTGGCTCCTAACCCCTATATGTGGCTCCCACCCCCCTCTATATGGCTCCCAACCCTCTATGTGGCTCCCAACCCCCTAgatgtgggtcccagcccctATATGTGGCTCCCAACCCCTCTAtatggctcccagccccctatatgtggctcCCACCCCCCTCTATATGGCTCCCAACCCCTAtatgtggctcccagccccctagatgtgggtcccagccccctatatgcGGCTCCCAACCCCTATATGTGACTCCCTGACCCCTATATATGGGTCCCACCCCCTAGATGTGGTTCCCCAACCCCTATATGTAGCTCCCAGCCTCCTATATGTGGCTCCTGACCCCTATATGTGGCTATTTAACCCCTaaatgtgctccagccccctctatatggctcccagccccctatatgtggctcccagccccctctaTTTGGCTCCTGACCCCTAtatgtggctcccagcccctatatgtggctcccagccccctatatgtggctcCCATCCCCTAGATGTGCCTCTCCAACCCCTATATGTGGCTCCCCACCCCCTATAGGAACCCCCCACCCCCTataggtgccccccccccccatagacgcccccccccccctctacaccccctttttttctttacctgtcGTAATAATCCCTCTGAAAATCATAATCAAGGTCGAAGGACGATCTGGGGGGGAGCAAATCGGGGTTCAGCGAGGCCCCAACCCCCCTAAAGCCCCCAAAATCCATAGGGGGGGGTAATGTAAAGAAATCTAGGGGTACAGGGGGGGTTCCCGACCTTACGAGGGGGGACGGAGAAGGTGGGGCGGCTACTGACCCGTACATCTCGGCCGCCGAGCGCTTCACCCCGGCCTTGCCCCGGTTCACCTTCGGCTCGGCCGCCAGGTTGATGTCTGGGGGgtggaaaaaagggggttcaggaaGTTTTggggggggctagagggggtttgggggggtctataaggggttttggggggtctataaggggtttggggggggctatagggggtttggggggggctatgggggtgaaagggggtttggaggggctggaaagggggtttggggggtctatagggggtttggggggggctgggggctggaaaggggtttgggggctggaaagggggtttggggggctatagggggtttggggggggctatatgggtttgggggggctatgggctggaaagggggttttggggggtctatagggggtttggggggctggaagggggtttgggggggtgtatagggggtttgggggggctatacggggtttggggggggctatagggggtttggggggctggaaagggggtttgggggggtctatagggggtttgggggggctatggaGCTGGaaagggggcttgggggggctggaaagggggtttggggggctggaaagggggtttgggggggtctatagggggtttggggggctacagggggtttggggggggctgtggggctggaaagggggtttggggggctggaaagggggtttgggggggtctatagggggtttggggggggctatacggggttggggggggctatggggctggaaagtgggtttgggggggctgtgggggtggaaagggggtttggggggctggaaagggggtttggggggggctgtgggggtggaaagggggtttggggggctggaaagggggtttgggggggtctatagggggtttgggggggtctggggggctggaaagggggtttgggggggtctatagggggtTTGgaaagggctgtggggctggaaagggggtttggggggctgggaagggggtttggggggggctatggggctggaaagggggtttgggggggtctatagggggtttggggggggctatggggctggaaagggggtttgggggggctatagggggtttggggggggctatggggctggaaagggggtttgggggggtctatgggggtttggggggggctatagggggtttgggggggtctgaggggctggaaagggggtttggggggctgggaagggggtttgggggggtctagagggggtttggggggggctatggggctggaaagggggtttggggggggctatggggctggaaagggggtttgggggggctatagggagtttgggggggctatagggggtttggggggggctatggggctggaaagggggtttgggggggtctatagggggtttgggggggctggggggctggaagaatcctcccctttcctccccatttcccccctttcctccccattttttcacattttttccccatttttttgtgtttcctccccatttttttgcatttttccctatttcttttcattttttccctattttttcccattttttccccattttttcgcgtttcctccccatttttcccccttttccccccatttttcccccttttccccccattttcccccatttcctccccatttttttgtttcctccccattttttctcatttttcccccatttttttgcgtttcctccccattttttcgcgtttcctccccatttttcccctttctcccccatTTCTTCGtgtttcctccccatttttccccctttcctccccatttttttgcatttttcccccattttttcGCGTTTCCTCCCcgtttttcccccttttctccccatttttacccctttcctccccatttttttgcattttttccccttttttccccctttcctccccatttttccacattttttccccattttttcccctttctcccccatttttccccctttcctccccatttttccccctttcctccccatttcttgtgtttcctccccatttttccccctttcctccccatttttttgcatttttccctatttctttgcattttttccccatttttttccctttcctccccatttttcccccgTTTTTTCGTGGTTTTTGTCcgtttttttgcatttcctccccatttttccccctttcctccccattttttcccctttctcccccattttttctcatctttcccCCGTTTTTTCGcatttcctccccattttttctcatttttcccccattttttcgcgtttcctccccatttttttgcgtttcctccccattttccccctttcctccccatttttccccctttcctccctatttttccccctttcctccccatttttccctttcctccccatttttccacatttttcccCCGTTTTTTTGCATTCCTCCCCACTTTCTTGTGTTTCCTCCCCACTTTTTCGCgtttcctcctcattttccccctttcctcccatttttttgcattttttccccatttttttgtgtttcctccccattttttccacatttttcccccgttttttcatggtttttgtccattttttcgcgtttcctccccatttttccccatttcctccccatttttccccctttcctccccatttttttgcatttttccccatttttttgcGTTTCCTCCCcgtttttccccctttcctccccctttttccccatttccccccattcctccccattttttctcatttttcccccattttcttgcatttttccctgtttttttgcgtttcctccccatttttccccctttcctccccattttttcacatttcctccccattttcccccttttctccccatttttccccctttcctccccatttttccccctttcctccccatttttcccgtttcctccccatttttccccctttcctccccatttttccacattttttccccattttttcccctttcctccccgttttttcccatttcccccCGTTTTTTCATGGTTTTTGTCCGTTTTTTCGCGTTTTTTCCCCGTTTTTTTGCGTTTCCTCCCcgtttttccccctttcctccccatttttttgtttcctccccattttttctcatttttcccccattttttctcatttttcccccattttttc
The genomic region above belongs to Phaenicophaeus curvirostris isolate KB17595 chromosome 33, BPBGC_Pcur_1.0, whole genome shotgun sequence and contains:
- the HNRNPC gene encoding heterogeneous nuclear ribonucleoproteins C1/C2 isoform X1, which produces MASNVTNKTDPRSLNSRVFIGNLNTLVVKKGDVEAIFAKYGKIVGCSVHKGFAFVQYVAERNARAAVAGEDGRMIAGQVLDINLAAEPKVNRGKAGVKRSAAEMYGSVAAPPSPSPLVRSSFDLDYDFQRDYYDRMYSYPARVPPPPPLPRPVAPSKRQRLSGTTSRRAKSGFNSKSGQRGSSSKSGRLKGEDLQSIKKELGQIKAKVDALLESLERLEREQKQKSEKASEEPGGAAGQKDEGGAGTKAGDESGEEGDLLEEEEAERGDEQVESPKGEEKEPEEGEEERDSANGEDEP
- the HNRNPC gene encoding heterogeneous nuclear ribonucleoproteins C1/C2 isoform X2: MASNVTNKTDPRSLNSRVFIGNLNTLVVKKGDVEAIFAKYGKIVGCSVHKGFAFVQYVAERNARAAVAGEDGRMIAGQVLDINLAAEPKVNRGKAGVKRSAAEMYGSSFDLDYDFQRDYYDRMYSYPARVPPPPPLPRPVAPSKRQRLSGTTSRRAKSGFNSKSGQRGSSSKSGRLKGEDLQSIKKELGQIKAKVDALLESLERLEREQKQKSEKASEEPGGAAGQKDEGGAGTKAGDESGEEGDLLEEEEAERGDEQVESPKGEEKEPEEGEEERDSANGEDEP